In Arachis hypogaea cultivar Tifrunner chromosome 2, arahy.Tifrunner.gnm2.J5K5, whole genome shotgun sequence, a genomic segment contains:
- the LOC112739468 gene encoding uncharacterized protein, whose amino-acid sequence MGFEKERKDEIDWSYDWVGDDVKSRVSLFCDEAAVKEVDASKLVRQNSGVGVELLSYSVDDRVYHRGSGFEFFYMYSCVLEELRVRLPFTDFECQVLRQLNCAPSQLHPNGWAFLRSFEILMEFLEVVPSVDLFFSLFQAKGVWKGGWINFNSTPGFGIFKLYKSSFKDFKEMYLKVRALEKYFPFFVDENLGEKFPLYWCSEPQNILGPEVISPRNVCVIEFLVENIGRGDLISMYELLKWEEDKDAVVDYLGGKYPGVSATSLRTRFKNKNLEKEVSSSNVEKVAVAGEVTQPRQGRRKVIVKKRKKSDLVDLSDESDEKEVGVPLEEIQAFMGNQKRLHEISEQSEAFSVWEKEYPYMVVVDEYCQSSADVTLAEEVGDMAIGQYMQVVGLRLASLGRSQELKNKRVAVEKGEVSVLKEELVKSKSIAAELQVRLTEMEKLLKETKESYSKDVEDLKKKESDLVNLQTRLIEVTTQFKDMEKKKADEILDSFIEGFERARLQVKFLVPDADLSGMDPGKIVRDGQLIEDDGDAEDEADNV is encoded by the exons ATGGGGTTTGAGAAGGAGAGGAAGGATGAGATAGACTGGTCTTATGACTGGGTTGGTGATGATGTGAAGTCTCGGGTGTCATTATTCTGTGATGAAGCCGCCGTTAAGGAGGTGGATGCGAGTAAGTTGGTGAGGCAGAATTCTGGGGTTGGTGTTGAGTTGTTGTCCTATAGTGTTGATGATAGGGTTTATCACCGGGGTAGTGGGTTTGAATTCTTCTATATGTATAGCTGCGTTCTTGAGGAGTTGAGAGTTAGATTACCCTTTACTGATTTCGAATGTCAGGTCCTGAGGCAGTTAAACTGCGCTCCGTCGCAGCTTCATCCAAATGGGTGGGCCTTTCTTCGTTCTTTTGAAATTCTGATGGAGTTTCTGGAAGTGGTGCCGTCTGTTgatcttttcttttcattatttcaAGCCAAAGGGGTGTGGAAAGGTGGTTGGATAAACTTCAATAGCACCcctggttttggcattttcaaattGTACAAATCTTCTTTCAAAGATTTTAAAGAGATGTATTTAAAGGTTAGGGCTTtggaaaaatattttccttttttcgTTGATGAAAATCTGGGTGAGAAGTTTCCGTTGTATTGGTGTTCGGAACCCCAAAATATACTCGGTCCTGAGGTTATCTCTCCGAGGAATGTTTGTGTGATTGAGTttcttgttgaaaatattggtcGTGGGGACCTGATTTCAATGTATGAGCTTCTGAAGTGGGAGGAGGATAAAGATGCTGTGGTAGATTATTTGG GCGGTAAATACCCTGGCGTTTCGGCTACGTCTTTGAGGACGCGTTTCAAGAATAAGAATCTGGAGAAGGAGGTATCGTCGTCGAATGTTGAGAAAGTTGCTGTTGCTGGCGAGGTTACGCAGCCTCGTCAAGGTCGGAGGAAGGTGAttgtgaagaagagaaagaagtccGACCTTGTTGACTTATCCGATGAGTCTGATGAAAAGGAGGTAGGGGTTCCTTTGGAAGAGATACAGGCTTTTATGGGTAATCAAAAAAGGCTACATGAAATTTCTGAACAAAGTGAGGCATTTTCGGTGTGGGAGAAGGAGTATCCCTATATGGTTGTGGTGGACGAGTATTGCCAATCGTCGGCTGATGTTACTCTTGCAGAGGAAGTTGGGGATATGGCTATTGGGCAGTATATGCAG GTTGTTGGTTTGCGCCTTGCAAGTCTTGGGCGTAGCCAAGAGTTGAAGAATAAGAGGGTTGCTGTAGAAAAAGGAGAGGTTTCTgttttgaaggaggagttggTTAAGAGTAAGAGTATTGCTGCTGAGCTTCAAGTGCGGTTGACCGAGATGGAGAAGTTGCTGAAGGAGACTAAAGAAAGTTATTCTAAAGATGTGGAAgatttgaagaaaaaggaaagtgATCTGGTGAACCTGCAAACTCGTCTGATTGAGGTTACTACTCAATTTAAGGATATGGAGAAGAAAAAGGCTGATGAGATATTGGATTCGTTTATTGAAGGTTTCGAAAGAGCAAGGTTGCAGGTTAAGTTTTTGGTTCCAGATGCCGATCTTTCGGGGATGGATCCTGGAAAGATTGTTCGAGATGGTCAGCTGATCGAAGATGATGGGGATGCAGAAGATGAAGCCGATAATGTTTGA
- the LOC112739447 gene encoding uncharacterized protein isoform X2, giving the protein MDVNDPLNFELEDEFLKSPPKVSNKRRKKVIGLDDLLTDHLREQKKLKEEQNEQEKPKTKNAKKDASSYDDDEGPREAYLTELFEKCENQLKDFGDEEDILLWGVKVFADKKAFPPLKFFELGTCNLLQSFLNSELNSVVELAVEKGDNFLEGLLINGWLPK; this is encoded by the exons ATGGACGTCAACGACCCTTTGAATTTCGAGTTAGAGGATGAATTTCTCAAATCCCCGCCCAAAGTTAGCAATAAAAG GAGGAAGAAGGTTATTGGGTTGGATGATCTTCTTACTGATCATTTAAGAGAACAGAAAAAGCTCAAAGAAGAACAGAATGAGCAGGAAAAGCCAAAGACAAAAAATGCTAAGAAGGATGCAAGTTcctatgatgatgatgaaggtcCCAGGGAAGCTTACTTGACAGAACTTTTTGAAAAGTGTGAAAATCAG TTGAAAGATTTTGGTGATGAAGAAGATATTCTTCTTTGGGGAGTGAAAGTGTTTGCAGATAAG AAAGCCTTTCCACCGCTGAAATTTTTTGAGCTTGGAACCTGCAATCTTCTGCAGTCATTTTTGAACAGTGAGCTGAATTCTGTGGTGGAATTGGCAGTCGAAAAAG GTGATAACTTTCTTGAAGGATTGCTCATCAATGGTTGGCTTCCAAAATAA
- the LOC140176568 gene encoding uncharacterized protein: protein MDVNDPLDFELEDEFLKSPPKVSNKRRKKVIGLDDVLTDLLREQKKLKEEHNEQEKSKTKKAKKDASSYDDDEDPREAYLTELFEKKAFPPLEFPKLGTCNLLQSFLNSELNSVVKLAAEKDDNFLEGLLINGWLPKLAFLCGHIEKTVAIWSFNTMLYSLNEELRNSSSNFWRAVLSSRKEAKTCLLQLINCLSKLVSDLAWENGRPQLLKISRAVCYKAERPPLRIRVPYLRCRCKSTSNAKGAECTCKGTLMLKSV, encoded by the exons ATGGACGTCAACGACCCTTTGGATTTCGAGTTAGAGGATGAATTTCTCAAATCCCCGCCCAAAGTTAGCAATAAAAG GAGGAAGAAGGTTATTGGGTTGGATGATGTTCTTACTGATCTTTTAAGAGAACAGAAAAAGCTTAAAGAAGAACATAATGAGCAGGAAAAGTCAAAGACAAAAAAGGCTAAGAAGGATGCAAGTTcctatgatgatgatgaagatccCAGGGAAGCTTACCTGACAGAACTTTTTGAGAA AAAAGCCTTTCCACCACTGGAATTTCCTAAGCTTGGAACCTGCAACCTTCTGCAGTCATTTTTGAACAGTGAGCTGAATTCTGTGGTGAAATTGGCAGCCGAAAAAG ATGATAACTTTCTTGAAGGATTACTCATCAATGGTTGGCTTCCAAAATTAGCATTCCTCTGTGGTCATATAGAAAAAACAGTAGCCATTTGGTCCTTCAACACAA TGTTATATTCATTAAATGAAGAACTTCGAAACTCATCCTCTAACTTTTGGCGTGCAGTTCTCTCTTCTAGAAAAGAGGCAAAGACATGTTTGTTACA GTTGATCAATTGCCTATCGAAATTGGTTAGTGATCTTGCCTGGGAAAATGGTCGGCCTCAACTCCTCAAGATCAGCCGAGCTGTATGCTACAAGGCTGAACGTCCACCTCTGAGAATCCGAGTTCCTTATCTTCGTTGTAGGTGTAAGAGTACGAGCAATGCAAAGGGGgcggagtgtacctgcaaaggcactctaaTGCTTAAGTCAGTGTAG
- the LOC112718442 gene encoding shugoshin-1 — protein sequence MAKKSYIGIGTLMRKKLSDITNNSDSQHNLLPLPLPAIDADIPSIQQLLTERTQLIQLIAEKDELIESNGAELRRIQADIKKLQLQNRNLAQSNSLMLAELNLGRDKRKMLQHEISC from the exons ATGGCGAAGAAATCTTACATTGGAATCGGTACTTTGATGCGTAAGAAGCTTTCTGATATCACTAACAACTCTGACTCTCAACACAACCTACTTCCTCTTCCACTTCCCGCCATCGACGCCGATATCCCTTCCATTCAACAACTCCTCACT GAAAGAACGCAGTTAATACAACTCATTGCAGAGAAAGA CGAATTGATAGAATCTAACGGAGCTGAGTTGAGAAGAATACAAGCCGATATCAAGAAACTCCAACTCCAAAATCGGAACCTTGCTCAGTCTAACAGCTTAATGTTAGCG GAGCTTAATTTGGGAAGGGATAAG AGAAAAATGTTGCAACATGAGATTTCATGCTAA
- the LOC112739447 gene encoding uncharacterized protein isoform X1, with product MDVNDPLNFELEDEFLKSPPKVSNKRRKKVIGLDDLLTDHLREQKKLKEEQNEQEKPKTKNAKKDASSYDDDEGPREAYLTELFEKCENQLKDFGDEEDILLWGVKVFADKKAFPPLKFFELGTCNLLQSFLNSELNSVVELAVEKALFQVITFLKDCSSMVGFQNKHSSVVI from the exons ATGGACGTCAACGACCCTTTGAATTTCGAGTTAGAGGATGAATTTCTCAAATCCCCGCCCAAAGTTAGCAATAAAAG GAGGAAGAAGGTTATTGGGTTGGATGATCTTCTTACTGATCATTTAAGAGAACAGAAAAAGCTCAAAGAAGAACAGAATGAGCAGGAAAAGCCAAAGACAAAAAATGCTAAGAAGGATGCAAGTTcctatgatgatgatgaaggtcCCAGGGAAGCTTACTTGACAGAACTTTTTGAAAAGTGTGAAAATCAG TTGAAAGATTTTGGTGATGAAGAAGATATTCTTCTTTGGGGAGTGAAAGTGTTTGCAGATAAG AAAGCCTTTCCACCGCTGAAATTTTTTGAGCTTGGAACCTGCAATCTTCTGCAGTCATTTTTGAACAGTGAGCTGAATTCTGTGGTGGAATTGGCAGTCGAAAAAG CGTTGTTTCAGGTGATAACTTTCTTGAAGGATTGCTCATCAATGGTTGGCTTCCAAAATAAGCATTCCTCTGTGGTCATATAG
- the LOC112722266 gene encoding uncharacterized protein isoform X1: protein MPFCLFSDNFLEGLLINGWLLKLTFLCGHIEKPVAIWSFNTMLYSLNEELRNSSSDFWRAILSSRKEVDQLPVEIGLFPEYSDLRTALDTYGFLFEFSSSGEPKNLDSDTGEPPQNIRAWLKFVTACCLIWSKRPVFSVVEAEELIEIIICLFLDRQFQGLLVLLNDCVEAIVNYFTDQEWHSSCENIEKFIASRYFLAEIEGPEQKSDSETKKDCRCCWILTSLHSKWIFWSYRSPIGALSTALESRHPGLSSNI from the exons ATGCCATTTTGTTTGTTCA GTGATAACTTTCTTGAAGGATTGCTCATCAATGGTTGGCTTCTAAAATTAACATTCCTCTGTGGTCATATAGAAAAACCAGTAGCCATTTGGTCCTTCAACACAA TGTTATATTCATTAAATGAAGAACTTCGAAACTCATCCTCTGACTTTTGGCGTGCAATTCTCTCTTCTAGAAAAGAG GTTGATCAATTGCCTGTCGAAATTGGTTTGTTTCCTGAGTACTCAGATTTGAGAACAGCTCTTGACACTTATGggtttctttttgaattttcatcCAGTGGTGAACCCAAAAATTTAG ATTCCGACACTGGAGAACCACCCCAAAATATTAGAGCCTGGCTCAAATTTGTCACTGCTTGTTGTTTAATATG GAGTAAAAGGCCAGTATTTTCTGTTGTAGAAGCtgaagaactcattgaaattatTATATGTCTATTTCTAGATCGCCAGTTTCAAGGTTTATTAGTGCTTTTGAATGATTGCGTAGAAGCGATTGTCAATTACTTCACAGACCAGGAATGGCATTCAAGTTGTGAGaacatagaaaaattcattgcTTCCAG gtattttctggctgaaattgagggacctgagcaaaaatctgattcagagactaaaaaggactgcagatgctgttggattctgacctccctgcactcgaagtggattttctggagctacagaagcccaattggcgcgctctcaacggcgttggaaagtagacatcctgggctttccagcaatatatga
- the LOC112722266 gene encoding uncharacterized protein isoform X2 has product MLYSLNEELRNSSSDFWRAILSSRKEVDQLPVEIGLFPEYSDLRTALDTYGFLFEFSSSGEPKNLDSDTGEPPQNIRAWLKFVTACCLIWSKRPVFSVVEAEELIEIIICLFLDRQFQGLLVLLNDCVEAIVNYFTDQEWHSSCENIEKFIASRYFLAEIEGPEQKSDSETKKDCRCCWILTSLHSKWIFWSYRSPIGALSTALESRHPGLSSNI; this is encoded by the exons A TGTTATATTCATTAAATGAAGAACTTCGAAACTCATCCTCTGACTTTTGGCGTGCAATTCTCTCTTCTAGAAAAGAG GTTGATCAATTGCCTGTCGAAATTGGTTTGTTTCCTGAGTACTCAGATTTGAGAACAGCTCTTGACACTTATGggtttctttttgaattttcatcCAGTGGTGAACCCAAAAATTTAG ATTCCGACACTGGAGAACCACCCCAAAATATTAGAGCCTGGCTCAAATTTGTCACTGCTTGTTGTTTAATATG GAGTAAAAGGCCAGTATTTTCTGTTGTAGAAGCtgaagaactcattgaaattatTATATGTCTATTTCTAGATCGCCAGTTTCAAGGTTTATTAGTGCTTTTGAATGATTGCGTAGAAGCGATTGTCAATTACTTCACAGACCAGGAATGGCATTCAAGTTGTGAGaacatagaaaaattcattgcTTCCAG gtattttctggctgaaattgagggacctgagcaaaaatctgattcagagactaaaaaggactgcagatgctgttggattctgacctccctgcactcgaagtggattttctggagctacagaagcccaattggcgcgctctcaacggcgttggaaagtagacatcctgggctttccagcaatatatga